Part of the Thunnus albacares chromosome 11, fThuAlb1.1, whole genome shotgun sequence genome, TACCACATAACCTGCAGGTGCATCTTTGGGCAGGAAAACCTCAGCAGATCCCTTGTAAAGGGGTGGCTCAATAATAGAAGGTTGGTTGTCATTCTGATCAACTATTTTTAGTCTGATGACAGCAGTGCTCTGCAGCTGTGGTGACCCCCCATCACTTGCTTGTATGTGTACATCTAGCTGTTTCATGACTTCATAGTTAAAACTTCTTAGGGCATATATGGAGCCAGACACTGAGTTAAGCGACACAAATGTGTTCACTGGGGACCCCATGATGACACTGTCCACGAGTCTGTAAGTAATTTTGCCATTGTTGCCCAAATCCGCGTCGCTGGCCTCGACCGTGGTGACATACGCGCCCGGGGGGTtgttttccaccactgaaacTTCATACACAGCTTTAGTAAAGTGAGGGGCGTTGTCATTCTCGTCGCTGAGTCTAATGGTGTACTGAGTGATCTTTCTCAGCGGAGGTGACCCAAAATCCTCAGCCATGACCGTCAAGTTATACTCACTAATCCTCTCCCTGTCTAAGGTTGCAGCTGTAACTATCATGTAGCTGTCCTCGTAAGCCTGTCGGAGCTTGAAATGGTCGTGGCCGTATAATGTGCAGTGAACTTGGCTGTTAACACCCGAGTCtctgtccaaggtgctgatcaGCGCCACCAGACTGTCCTTGTCTGCCGCCTCACTGATATATGCAATGCCAGTCGAGATGGAGGTCATCGGGGTGATACTGATTTCTGGGGCATTGTCATTAACGTCTGTGACGTGAATTATGATTTTGCACACGGAGGGGGTCGGGTTGGGTCCCAGATCATTCGCCTGCACGTCAAGCTCATAGGTGCTTTTGTCCTCAAAATCCACCGGACTCTTGAGAGTCAGGCGACCTGATTTATTATCCACGTGGAAAAGTTCTCGGATCTCATGAGAAACCTGTTTTCCGAACCCGTAGACGACCTCCCCGTTTAAACCCTCATCAGCATCAACTGCGTTCAAGTCCAGTATAACAGTGCCAACCGGTGCGTCCTCTGGCAAACTGACTGAGAAACTACTCTGGTCAAAAACAGGACTATTATCATTAAAGTCAGTCACTCTTATAGTTATCTTTGTTGACCCTGATCTGTATGGGTTGCCTCCGTCTGTGGCGACCAGCTCCACAGTGTATGATGACTGAGTCTCCCTGTCTAGCCCTTTCATTAGTACCAATTCCGCATATTTAACCCCATCCGCTCGCAGGAGCACATCAATGGTGAAATGACTGTTGACAGAAATTTGATAGCTTTGGATGTAGTTTGACCCGACATCAGCGTCCACAGCGGGGTCTAAAGGAAGACGGGACCCCAGTGCTGCATTCTCTGAGATCTCCACTATAGATTCCTTGTTTGGAAACTCCGGGGAGTTGTCATTGATGTCCTTTATTTCCACCTCAACGTGAATCAATTTGTAGCGATCTTTGGAGAAATTTACCACGTCAAAAGTAATGAGACACTGTGGAGTGTGTCTGCAGATTCTCTCCCTGTCAATCCGTTCCGCGACAGTGAGTTCCCCGTCGCTTTCTCTTACCCTGATGAATGAATCATTGAATTGTTTCATCATCCTGAAATTGGTCTTGGAGGAGTGAGACAGACTCAAGGACATGTCCTTGGCAAGGTTTCCGATGACTGTACCCGGTGCGTCCTCCTCATTGGTCTGGTATCTTATAGTATTTCCCTCGGACTTGGCCAGTGAGGCAGATAAAAAATGATGGATTGAGAATATAAAAATCCACCGGCGCCAATAAGTTATAAATTTGCCTCGTATCATCTTGGTAGTAACCTTTCCCTCAGTAAGCATCCTCATTGCTGCTGAACAGATGAGACAGGGCGTGAGAGCTCTCCATACAGCTCCCGCTTTTATGAACTGAACTGTGCTGAAAGTGAAAGTTACTTGCTCCTTGCGCGCAGCCAGTCAGAGATACGCTTGTTGCCTCGCCTTCAACACAGCTCACAATTCTGCAGTGGCGGGGTTTATACAGCTCCTCATGCTAATGAGACCAAGTGTGACCAATCCCTCGCTTTAGAATTAAAATACCCtcttgtgaaaaaaataaaataaaataaataaataaatataagccTGTTTTGAGAGTGCACACTGAAGGAAGTTGCAAAATAGAAAAAGGGCAGACAGATATGCCTTTGCTTGAAGATAGTTCCTGTGCTGTTTATCGTCTTATTACAGCCATTACCGAGTGATGGTTTTATATAGAAAAAAgcccatttcttcttcttttgatgTTTAGTTATTGTCTATTGAGCGCGTTCGTGAGCGTGCGCATGCGTGTACTTTAGTGTGCGCGTGCGGTGCACTTGCAAAATTGTTTTTGATGAGCTGAGCAAGGTTTTGCTCGGGTCGCAGCTCATTTAAGAACAGCTTAATTATCTGCAGACACATTCGCATGAAAGCTTCTGCAGCCGATCCCTTGATAAAGCAagctgaatgttttctggttaCATGTAGTGTATTACAAAGAAAAACCGTATGAACAGTATAACACTATCCCAATTTTATAGGTAAAAGCAGCAAATAGATAAAGGCTTACATTGAATAGTTTCcctgatatattatatatttccaGTGTGCTTTATCTTCCCAAATCACAGTCTAGATCTCACATGTCTCTTGGGTTTATGGTA contains:
- the si:ch211-199f5.1 gene encoding protocadherin-8; amino-acid sequence: MRMLTEGKVTTKMIRGKFITYWRRWIFIFSIHHFLSASLAKSEGNTIRYQTNEEDAPGTVIGNLAKDMSLSLSHSSKTNFRMMKQFNDSFIRVRESDGELTVAERIDRERICRHTPQCLITFDVVNFSKDRYKLIHVEVEIKDINDNSPEFPNKESIVEISENAALGSRLPLDPAVDADVGSNYIQSYQISVNSHFTIDVLLRADGVKYAELVLMKGLDRETQSSYTVELVATDGGNPYRSGSTKITIRVTDFNDNSPVFDQSSFSVSLPEDAPVGTVILDLNAVDADEGLNGEVVYGFGKQVSHEIRELFHVDNKSGRLTLKSPVDFEDKSTYELDVQANDLGPNPTPSVCKIIIHVTDVNDNAPEISITPMTSISTGIAYISEAADKDSLVALISTLDRDSGVNSQVHCTLYGHDHFKLRQAYEDSYMIVTAATLDRERISEYNLTVMAEDFGSPPLRKITQYTIRLSDENDNAPHFTKAVYEVSVVENNPPGAYVTTVEASDADLGNNGKITYRLVDSVIMGSPVNTFVSLNSVSGSIYALRSFNYEVMKQLDVHIQASDGGSPQLQSTAVIRLKIVDQNDNQPSIIEPPLYKGSAEVFLPKDAPAGYVVTQIKATDADEGINAQLSYKITEGGHLGFSINKDTGKVHVSRQLTYDLADNVKVIVSVSDNGSPALSSTAIIHFSFVEGTLPSMPSLAENGSEDLFEWDMSIAIIIVLAGSCSLLLLAIILITTICSRQKKETKEGGYDEKEDIPNVEKVESGHIDSLIANHKGKVFDAHPFPEKSSVASSNATEGACEDGRQTAGIFESNSRVMEGKLKGYSTLPGYGKETVRPITIWKGNSFTTISARDPHISGKDSGKGDSDFNDSDSDISGDVHKKDSPPTNSLWACTSECKVLGHSDRCWSPSATRPNMSLACGPHLSTFSKTASLPRDTRRENYYPAHLPKTNGLQSVYEKVQHQEFDYILVGPPTPARIQETDEISIPEYTNS